The genomic segment AAGGAGCTGAAAACGGCGTTCTCATCAGGAGTGGCGAAGCTTTGGAGAGGTCTCACAAGATAGGAACTTTGCTGCTGGATAAGACCGGTACTCTAACCCGGGGTGAGCCCCAGGTGACCGATATCATAGCAGTGTCTTCCTCGTCACAAGAAGAAATTCTCCGTTTGGCCGCCTCTGTTGAACATGGCTCAGAACATTTGCTTGGTGAAGCTATAGTCAAGTTTGCTTTAGCGAAGAAGCTGGAAATATCTCCAGCCTTAGACTTCAATGCCGTCCCTGGCAGTGGTGTGGAAGCTTCGGTGGATGGCAAGAAGCTCATCCTGGGTAACCTTAGATTGGTAAAGGAAAGGGGTCTTTCCCTGAATAGAATGGAGGAGGAAGCCAATCGCCTCTGGGAAAAAGGTAGGACAGTGATGTTTTTGGGTGTGGATAACCAGTTAGCGGGTATCATCGCTCTGGCTGATACCCTTAAGCCCCAAGCCAAAGAAGTTCTGGAAGCACTACACCGGATGGGTATTGAGGTGGTGATGATCACTGGAGACAATCAGCGCACTGCTGAGGCTATTGCCCGAGAAGTAGGCATTGACCGCGTTCTGTCTGAGGTGCTCCCTGAACATAAGGCCCGTGAGGTCAAGAAGCTACAGGAAGACGGGAAGGTGGTAGCAATGGTTGGTGATGGGATAAACGATGCTCCAGCATTAGCCCAGGCTGATATAGGTATTGCCATCGGTACGGGCACTGATGTCGCCATAGAAACTGCGGATATTACACTGGTCAGTGGTGATTTGAAGGGAATTGTAACTGCCATATCCCTTAGTAAGCGTACCATGAGGACTATTAAGCAGAACCTCTTCTGGGCTTTTGCCTATAATAGCGCCCTTATCCCGGTGGCAGCCGGTGTACTATATTTTGCCTTCGGGCATACTGGTGTTCCGGCAGGGCTTCATTTTATCCTGGGTGACTACGGGTTCCTGAACCCGATTCTAGCTGCAGCTGCCATGGCAGCTAGCTCTATTACTGTAGTATCCAACTCACTGCGCTTAAGAAGGTTTAAGCCGGCTAAATTTGCAGACTAACCAAGGGAATGATTTTCTGGTAATTTAACTATCCGACCCTGGCCCTAATAAGCCCTTGGCCGGCGGTTCAAATCCACCCGATGCCACTTTCTTGTTTAATGGTTTACACTTCGGCAAAGGTCACCACATAGTTATGGCCGTATTTCTTAGCACATTTAGGACAGGTCGTGTAGTAGAAAAACCACTTCTTCACTGATTTTCCCTTTTTGGCGACGAACGGGGTCATTTCCTTAATCCATTTAGGAACAGCATTGTATGGCCCGTCAAATACCTTCGTCAAATAAGTGCCGGAAAACTTGATATTTACGGCGTCCGGGACTTCTTTGGTAGTTGTCATATAGATTTCGCCTTTCCAGGGGGAAGTTTCTGCGGAAAGCATGATGAAATCGTTCATGTCTGGTTTAGCCTGGGCATCTTCGATTTTTCCCCACATCCGTGCCACTGCTTTACCGAAAGTACCGGGGAGAGGAATATGCATGAACTGTGGAATAGTCTCCTTAATGAAGGGTTTGTCTTTCCAGATTACTTCTTTTTCTTGCCATGGTTCCGGATCGAATTTGGGGCAACATTCGTTATTTCTATCATGCCTGGTCATAATTCATATCCTCCTTCCGGCTAGTTCGAATCCACCCGCCGCCACTTTTTTATTCATTGATGTTGACTTCGACAATATTGTCTTCAACTTTGACTTCATAGGTAGCCACGTTCCTCGCCTTGAGTTTGACAGGACCCATTTTGGGTCCGGAAACACTGACACCGGTAGTCACGTCGAACCTGGCACCATGTATGGGACAAGTCACTATTTTACCTTCTAGTTTACCATTGATTAATTTTCCGCCCATATGAGTACACTTAGCATCGATTGCGAAGTACTTGTCCTCGTAATTGGTTACTAATATCTCCTTGCCTACTGTAGAGAAAGCTTTCATCTGGCCATTGGGAATTTCGGTTGTCTTGGCTACTTCTATAAAGCTCATTCATCTACCCCCTTGGTTATTTTGGGACTTATTATACATCTAAACTCATACCCACAATTCTCTTGCCCTTCTCCTAATGCTCTGTTTATTGTATCGGCATTTTACTCCAGTAGATGGCGGGAAGCAATGGTATAATATGGCCAGAGATTTCGGAGAGAATATATTGCTGACAATACGACCGGAGACTTCGCAGGATGTAGCTCCAATTCATCATTTGAACCAGCAGGCATTCGGCCGGCGTCAAGAAGCCGATCTAGTTGACAAGCTTCGAAAAAGAGGCCTGCTAACCACTTCACTGGTGGCCGTTCAGGATGGAGAAGTCATCGGGCATATAGCGTTCAGCCCGGTAGTAGTGGAATCAGAGCTGGCAAATTGGGAAGCCACCGTACTTGGCCCTTTGGCGGTTCTACCGGAGTTCCAGCGAAAGGGAATCGGTTCGAAATTGGTGTATGCAGGTTTGGATGAATGCAGGCGTCTGGGTCATATGCTAGTAGTATTAGCAGGCCACCCTGAGTATTACCCGCGCTTCGGCTTTGTTCCCGCAAAAACCCGTGGTATCGAGTGTGAGATTGAAGTACCTGATGAAGCTTGGATGATAAAGGAATTGAAGGAAGATGCCCTGGCCGGAAGACAGGGTAAAGTAATATTTCAAAAGGAATTTAGAGAAGCTGAATAATATAGGCAGCGGATTTGTTTTGCCCTTGGCCGGCGGTTCGAATTCAACCGCTGCTACTTTTTAAACGAACTGTCCCAGGATTTCTCTACCATCATTTGTTGTGTTTTTTGCCTGTCTTGGCCGGCTTACTTTTGGGCTTCATCACGGACTTCCCCCGCTTCTTTCAAAGCTTCTTTGTGGGCTTGCTCAGCCTGCTGTTTAGCCGTCTTATCAACTGCCTGTTTCTTAGCCTCTTCATAAGTCATGTCAGCTTGTTTCTTAGCCTCTTCATAGGTTTTCTCCGCTCTACCAACCCTTTCCTCTGATCTGGTTACAGCCTCCGCAAGATCTTCAGCTCTTTGGTCCCAAGAAGTATTCCAAACCGCCCAGATTTGCCCGACAATTGCATCACGGACTTTCTCCGCTTCTTTCAAAGCTTCTTTATGGGCTTGCTCAGCTTGCTGTTTAGCCGCTTTATCGACAGCAAGTTTCTTGGACTCTTTGTAGATAATGTCAGCTTGCTTTTTGGCTTCTTTACAGACTTCTGCTGCTCGTTTCAAACCATCCTTCAGTAATTTATCGGCTTGCTTCTGGGCCTCGTCTCCAGCACTTTGTTGATTTTTTATGTCTTTTGTCTCCATTTTATACTTCCTCCACGATATGTTTATTTACCACACAATCTCCCTGACAGCTTGCTATACTATTCATTTCAATTATATCACGTTAAGATCACGACCGATGCTGAAAAATTTGGCGCAACAACTATCCTACTACCCCGGTCGTTCAGGACATGGTCTTGGTGCGTCCTCCGTTATAAAATTCCTGATTGGTGAAGCTCTTCTTGCCAATAATACATTTGGTCTGATATTCTGTCACCATAAAATATGTATATTAACACATCAGGAGAGAGACCTTAATAGATGCAGACCTTTCTACCCTACCCGGAATTTGATAAATCGGCCGCTGTTCTGGACCGCCGGAGACTGGGCAAGCAGAGAGTCGAGGCGTATCAAATCATCAGGGCAATAACTTACGGCGGCGGCTGGGCCAGTCACCCGATTGTAAAGATGTGGCTGGGCTTTGAAAATGCACTCAAGCTATATTCAAACGCGGTGGTGGAGGAATGGATTAGGCGGGGATATCGGAATAACCTGGAAATATATAACCTTACTGATTGTGAAATAGTCTACCCCTGGTGGCTGGGTATGGAAGAGTTTCATGCTTCACACCGGGCGGCATTACTGGCCAAGGACTATGGTCACTATTCAAAATACGGCTGGCGGGAAGCACCGGTCATAAGTTATATCTGGTATAGTTGAAAAGGTAGAATCAGGATATCCTTTTACTAAGGAGGTTTAACAAATGGCTGTCAGGATTGATTTTTATTGCTGGGTAAAGTGAAACACCTGTCGTAAAGCGAAAGAGTTTCTTTCGCAAAGGAAGTTGCAAATCAACGAGCGTGATTTCTTCAAGGATCCTTTCAGTCAGGTTGAAATCAAGTATTTGCTCAAGGGTAAGACCGCTTCTGAGATGTTCAATTTTAGAAGCCCGAGCTTCGCTAAGCTTGGCTTGGACCGGGATAAGCTAAGCGATGATGACCTTATCGAATTGATGGAGAAGGAACCGAGGCT from the Dehalococcoidales bacterium genome contains:
- a CDS encoding Rieske (2Fe-2S) protein is translated as MSFIEVAKTTEIPNGQMKAFSTVGKEILVTNYEDKYFAIDAKCTHMGGKLINGKLEGKIVTCPIHGARFDVTTGVSVSGPKMGPVKLKARNVATYEVKVEDNIVEVNINE
- a CDS encoding N-acetyltransferase; its protein translation is MLTIRPETSQDVAPIHHLNQQAFGRRQEADLVDKLRKRGLLTTSLVAVQDGEVIGHIAFSPVVVESELANWEATVLGPLAVLPEFQRKGIGSKLVYAGLDECRRLGHMLVVLAGHPEYYPRFGFVPAKTRGIECEIEVPDEAWMIKELKEDALAGRQGKVIFQKEFREAE
- a CDS encoding MSMEG_6728 family protein; this translates as MQTFLPYPEFDKSAAVLDRRRLGKQRVEAYQIIRAITYGGGWASHPIVKMWLGFENALKLYSNAVVEEWIRRGYRNNLEIYNLTDCEIVYPWWLGMEEFHASHRAALLAKDYGHYSKYGWREAPVISYIWYS